The Spirosoma radiotolerans genome has a window encoding:
- a CDS encoding serine hydrolase domain-containing protein: MNLNRRDFLRQLGFGAVGLSIATTLPVSAWTVPTKSGKLPRSLPEKQGVAPGGLLDFVNTIEAKKLNVHSVMVLRHGQVVAEGWWAPYAPDLKHTLYSLSKSFTSTAVGMAVAEKRLTVEDKVVSFFPKDVPATISANLAAMRVKDLLTMSTGHDKDTTPSLRGGTDTNWIKSFLAQPVDHKPGTFFVYNSGATYMLSAIVQKLTGMPVVEYLKPRLFGPLGIEGEDWEVDPNGINTGGWGLRLRTEDIAKFGQLYLQKGVWNGKRLIAENWIADATRAEVESKGGKGDASVNDWIQGYGYQFWRCRHDAYRGDGAFGQFCIVLPKEDAVVAITSESADMQGILNAVWDHILPALEGNGLSADKIKQAALTQKLTTLALTPPTSQASSTVASQISGKTFAVAENSLHVKDVSLTFGKDGCIFKLQDDQGDHQVLCGVGRYRDSTTTFSVAPLSLTPTVVPGGPVRKVAGSGSWQDANTFVMIWRFIETAHYDTVTCRFGKDDVQVEFQSSLSTLNKTKDKRPVLEGKMTA; encoded by the coding sequence ATGAACCTCAACCGCAGAGATTTCCTCCGGCAACTTGGCTTCGGGGCCGTTGGCCTGAGCATTGCCACTACCTTACCCGTAAGCGCCTGGACAGTCCCAACGAAGTCAGGTAAACTGCCCCGTAGTTTGCCTGAAAAACAAGGCGTCGCGCCCGGTGGCCTGTTGGATTTTGTCAACACTATCGAAGCGAAGAAACTCAATGTACACAGTGTTATGGTCCTTCGGCATGGGCAGGTTGTTGCTGAAGGTTGGTGGGCTCCCTATGCTCCCGACCTTAAACACACGTTGTATTCGCTCAGCAAGAGCTTTACCTCAACCGCCGTTGGCATGGCGGTGGCCGAAAAACGGCTGACGGTGGAGGATAAGGTTGTTTCCTTCTTTCCGAAGGATGTTCCGGCTACGATCAGCGCCAATCTGGCGGCTATGCGCGTGAAAGATCTACTGACCATGTCCACGGGGCATGATAAAGATACCACGCCATCGCTTCGGGGCGGTACGGATACCAACTGGATAAAATCGTTTCTGGCTCAACCCGTTGACCATAAGCCCGGAACATTTTTTGTGTACAATAGCGGAGCTACTTATATGCTTTCGGCCATCGTGCAAAAGCTCACCGGTATGCCTGTCGTTGAGTACCTCAAACCGCGCCTGTTCGGGCCGCTGGGCATCGAAGGCGAGGACTGGGAAGTCGATCCAAATGGAATCAATACCGGCGGATGGGGCCTTCGGCTGCGCACCGAAGACATTGCTAAGTTCGGCCAGCTTTATCTACAGAAAGGGGTTTGGAATGGCAAACGGCTGATTGCCGAAAACTGGATTGCCGATGCAACACGCGCCGAAGTAGAGTCTAAGGGTGGCAAAGGCGATGCCAGTGTAAACGACTGGATTCAAGGATATGGGTATCAATTCTGGCGGTGTCGCCACGATGCATACCGGGGCGATGGTGCCTTTGGCCAGTTTTGCATTGTCTTACCAAAAGAAGACGCCGTTGTCGCGATTACGTCCGAGTCGGCAGATATGCAGGGTATTCTCAATGCGGTCTGGGATCATATCTTGCCTGCGCTTGAGGGGAATGGACTATCTGCCGATAAAATTAAGCAGGCAGCTCTGACGCAAAAATTGACAACCCTGGCGCTGACCCCACCCACTTCACAGGCTAGTTCAACGGTAGCGAGCCAGATAAGCGGCAAGACATTTGCCGTCGCAGAGAACTCCTTGCATGTAAAAGATGTCTCGCTGACGTTCGGGAAAGATGGGTGCATTTTCAAACTTCAGGACGACCAGGGCGACCATCAGGTGCTATGTGGCGTTGGTCGCTACCGGGATAGCACAACCACATTTTCGGTCGCTCCCCTGTCGCTAACCCCGACGGTTGTGCCGGGAGGACCCGTCCGAAAAGTAGCGGGCAGCGGCAGTTGGCAGGACGCCAACACCTTTGTCATGATCTGGCGGTTCATCGAAACGGCTCACTATGATACCGTCACCTGCCGATTTGGCAAAGACGACGTTCAGGTCGAATTCCAGAGCAGCCTGAGTACACTCAATAAAACGAAGGACAAACGACCCGTACTAGAAGGCAAAATGACTGCCTGA